TTTTTGCGTTCCGTTTATCTTTTTGGAACCTAAATTATTATTTTCCATAACATTACATTTTTTTCATTACTATATAATATTACGAATTTTACAAATAGAAAATAAGTTCTTTAACATAGCTTTGGGTTTCTAAACAACTTTTATTTTCAACATTAAAAGTCTAAAATTCAATTTATTGAAAGTAAAAACATTCTAGATTCTCATTCAAAATTGTAACTTTAATAAAATTCTAAAATCATTTGCAATGAACTTTTTCAAAATCAAAACGAGTTGGTCAAACGCCGAATTTATTTTAATAAAACTATGTATGGCATCAGCCTATATTTTAATTGGAAGCTATTTTCATGATTTTTTTAAAGATTACTATTCTCCATTATTCATTCTATTGGGCATAACCGCAATTTGGTTCTTTTTTACATGGCTAAAGAAAATGAAAGCTTCAAAACCGTAATAATATAGTATCGGGAATTATTTACTTTCTCAAACAAAACTATCTTTGCAGTCTAAAAATACAGCATGCATCAACATTTTATTCTTTTTAAACCTTACGGCTATCTGAGTCAATTTATATATGAACTAAAAAGAAAGAAAAAGCTTTTGGGCGAATTATATGATTTTCCCGAAGGAACAATGGCAATTGGTCGTCTGGATGAAGATTCTGAAGGATTGCTTTTATTAACTACTGACGGAAAAGTAAGCGAGCAAATCAGAAGCAAAAAAGTCGATAAAGAATATTATGTCCAAGTTGACGGAGTTATTACGCCAGAAGCGATTGAACAATTGCAAAATGGTGTAGAAATTGGTTTTGATGGCGGCAAATACAAAACCAAACCTTGTTCTGCTTTTATTGTTACCGAAATTCCGGATTTTGGTCCGAGAGCAAAAAAAATACGAGACGAACGACATGGACCAACTTCATGGGCATCGATAATTGTAAATGAAGGAAAGTTTCGCCAAGTTCGAAAAATGACCGCTGCAGTTGGTTTTCCTACTTTAAGATTAGTTCGCGTTCGTATAGGAAATGTATATTTGCAAGACTTAAAAGCCGGAGAAGTTCTCGAAGTTTCCGATTTTTTTAAATTAGAAAATGAGTCAATTTGATAATTAGATAATTGGCAAATAAACGATTAACCGAATAAACAAATAAACGATAATGCTAAACGTAGTTCTTGTAGAACCTGAAATACCTAATAATACGGGAAATATTGGACGATTATGTGTAGGTACAGAAAGTAGATTACACTTGATTCATCCTTTCGGATTTGTGATTAATGATAAAAACCTGAAACGTTCAGGATTGGATTATTGGGTACATCTTGACGTAACCGAATATCAAAATATAGAAGAATGGATTGCACAGATTCCGGATCAATCACGTGTTTTCTTAATGAGTTCTCACGCAGATAAATCTTATCTGGAAACTGATTTTCAAGATGGAGATTGGCTCGTTTTCGGAAAAGAAAGTGTTGGCTTAAGCAAAGAAGTTTTAGCGCGTTTTGAAAATCATTTAACTATTCCAATGTCAAAATTAATCAGAAGCTTTAATATCGCTAATTCTGTCGCTTTTGTAGTTGGTGAAGCAAAGAGACAAATTGGATTGAAGGCTTAAATATGAGACCTTTTATTGACGTAAATAATCTTAGTTATTCTAAAGAAACTTTAATCTACTATTCAAGAAGTCTTATTTCTCTATGGATATGTATTCTAATTGGTTTCTCAATTGGTGCTATTTATGCTTTAAAAATAAAAAACGGTTACTTCTTATCCTTATTTTTATTAGTTTTTATTGTATTTCAAGGTAATGAACAATTCAAATTATTAAAAAGAATTAATGAAGTTCAATTTAGAATTAATTCAAAAGGAATCCAATATAGAGATTTGCCTTTAGTTTCATGGAGTAACATTGAAAACGAAAGAATTGTCACCGAAGGACATCGTAAGTCAAGAAGACATTTTTTTGTTTACTACATTATTAGCGAAGACAATAAAATGAAAATTGATATCGAACAATTAAATGTTGGGATTGGCGATTTAGAACATACCATTACTATTCACAGAAATAGATTTAAGAGAGAAAATAATATTGTTTAATTTTAAACTTCAAAACAAATCAGTTTCAAAATGACAGAAAGAATAATATTTACACTACAAGTAATACAAATAGATTTTTTTACTGCCTTTGGACTTTTTACTATTTTATACTTTCTAACTTCAATTTTTACAAAAAATCAGTTTATAAAAAACGTTGATGAAGAATCAAATCGTTTTATTTCATTTATTGGAATTCTTTATCTAATAATATGGTCTGTTGGATTATTTGTGGAATTAAACATTTTAAATGCCGAAGAAAAATCTCAACTTCTAAATCAAATGTTCGGAAAATATTGGTTTAGCTTTTGGCTTCAACCCTTACTTTGGATTTTAATAAGTCAGCTTTTAAGATTCAAATTCATTAGAAAAAGCATTTTACTAAGATTACTTTTTAGCATTTTATTTATTTTCTCAATAGAAAAATTGGTGATAATTTTCACTTCTTTTCATCGAGACTATTTACCAAGTTCCTGGACGATAAATAATGATTTAGGTATTTATCCTTCGAACTTACTTCTCGAATTACTAATGAAAATTACTGTTTTCTTTTTGTTTGTTGGAATTTTCTTTTTAATCAATCAAAAAATCAATAATTACAAAATTGCAAAAATTAAGTAATCACAAACTTTCCTTTCTCGGCATCAAAAATAATATGTTCGTCTTTGAATAAAGTAGCAAAACTTCCTTTTGAAATTAAATGACAAGGTTCATCCTGAACGATTAAATCCGGTGTCATAATAATCATTTCGTCACTTAATTGTATCGCCAAATCAATATCGTGTGTCGAGAATAAAATACACTTTTGGGTTTCTTGTGTTAGCTTTTTCAACAATTTAAAAAGCGATACTTTATGCAGTAAATCAAGATGTGTTGTAGGTTCATCCAAAATAATTAACGGTGTATCTTGTGCCAAAGCTCTTGCAATTAAAACCTTTTGCAATTGTCCGTCACTAATTTCGAAATGTCTTTTTTGAGCTAAATGTTCGATTTGAGTTAGTTCTAAAGCCTCTTGAACTTTCTCGATATCGGTTTGGGTCAAAGTCCCTATCCAATTTGTGTAAGGCTGACGTCCAAGCGCCACTAATTCAAAAACAGACAAATTACTTGGTGGCAATTTTTCGGTTAAAACCAAACTTAAATTTTGTGCTAAATCTAAAGGTTTATAATCACTTATATTTTTATCATTCAGAAAAACATTTCCCGCTAACGGATGCTGAATTCCTGTAATAGTTCTCAGCAAAGTCGATTTCCCAATTCCGTTTGCTCCAATTAAAGAAATGAGTTTTCCAGAACTTAAATTCAAATTTAAATCCTGAGCAATAGTCACAGTTTCTTTCTTGGACTTATAGCCAATACTTAAATTTGAGGTTTTTA
This genomic window from Flavobacterium sp. 9 contains:
- a CDS encoding pseudouridine synthase, with amino-acid sequence MHQHFILFKPYGYLSQFIYELKRKKKLLGELYDFPEGTMAIGRLDEDSEGLLLLTTDGKVSEQIRSKKVDKEYYVQVDGVITPEAIEQLQNGVEIGFDGGKYKTKPCSAFIVTEIPDFGPRAKKIRDERHGPTSWASIIVNEGKFRQVRKMTAAVGFPTLRLVRVRIGNVYLQDLKAGEVLEVSDFFKLENESI
- a CDS encoding tRNA (cytidine(34)-2'-O)-methyltransferase, giving the protein MLNVVLVEPEIPNNTGNIGRLCVGTESRLHLIHPFGFVINDKNLKRSGLDYWVHLDVTEYQNIEEWIAQIPDQSRVFLMSSHADKSYLETDFQDGDWLVFGKESVGLSKEVLARFENHLTIPMSKLIRSFNIANSVAFVVGEAKRQIGLKA
- a CDS encoding ABC transporter ATP-binding protein, with product MNTILKTSNLSIGYKSKKETVTIAQDLNLNLSSGKLISLIGANGIGKSTLLRTITGIQHPLAGNVFLNDKNISDYKPLDLAQNLSLVLTEKLPPSNLSVFELVALGRQPYTNWIGTLTQTDIEKVQEALELTQIEHLAQKRHFEISDGQLQKVLIARALAQDTPLIILDEPTTHLDLLHKVSLFKLLKKLTQETQKCILFSTHDIDLAIQLSDEMIIMTPDLIVQDEPCHLISKGSFATLFKDEHIIFDAEKGKFVIT